One Gimesia sp. genomic window carries:
- a CDS encoding formylglycine-generating enzyme family protein, which translates to MRITNVLRLLLLSGVIFNVVLPAKSSAADPPAQGTSKQIDLGADVSLEVLYIPPGKFMMGSTPEEKAWATGIEGGATPGTVRESYEGEKPRAMQVKDGFWMGRTEVSVGQFKRFVEESGYVTDAEKPDGKTQVFDPNWKITAKAPPHPWISVKGKSWRDPGFGFPLRDCYPVVCVSWNDGRAFCKWLTERERKAGRLPEGLEYRLPTEAEWAYACRGGSTESHYFWWGDDLRDGEGRLNISAVDFLPGRNKIWPLANAPWSDGFAFVSPVDHYGEMGRNGFGLADMCGGVWEIVLDHFDPTGGHEEVYLVDQNRRPVCRGGNYYDVPGNARCAVRLGLKSDYYSDSRDGFRICLGVPRG; encoded by the coding sequence ATGAGAATCACAAATGTGCTGCGTCTGCTGTTGTTATCTGGAGTCATTTTCAATGTCGTTCTGCCCGCGAAATCATCCGCCGCTGATCCACCAGCGCAGGGCACTTCAAAACAGATTGATCTGGGAGCAGACGTTTCACTGGAGGTCCTGTATATTCCGCCGGGTAAGTTCATGATGGGCAGTACTCCGGAGGAAAAAGCCTGGGCAACAGGGATTGAAGGGGGTGCGACACCGGGCACCGTGCGCGAGTCCTACGAAGGAGAAAAGCCCCGCGCGATGCAGGTTAAAGACGGTTTCTGGATGGGACGGACCGAGGTCAGCGTCGGCCAGTTCAAACGTTTTGTTGAAGAGAGTGGCTACGTGACCGATGCCGAGAAGCCGGATGGAAAAACGCAGGTCTTTGATCCCAACTGGAAGATCACGGCCAAAGCCCCGCCGCACCCCTGGATTTCGGTAAAAGGCAAAAGCTGGCGTGATCCGGGTTTCGGATTTCCACTGCGCGACTGCTATCCGGTCGTCTGTGTGAGCTGGAACGACGGCCGCGCGTTCTGCAAGTGGCTGACCGAGCGTGAGCGTAAAGCGGGACGCCTGCCGGAAGGTCTGGAGTACCGCCTGCCCACCGAAGCCGAGTGGGCGTATGCCTGTCGGGGGGGAAGTACCGAGAGCCACTATTTCTGGTGGGGCGATGATCTGCGGGATGGCGAAGGTCGCCTGAATATCTCCGCCGTCGATTTCCTGCCCGGACGCAACAAGATCTGGCCGCTGGCGAATGCCCCGTGGAGTGATGGCTTTGCGTTTGTCTCTCCTGTCGACCATTATGGCGAGATGGGACGCAACGGTTTCGGGCTGGCCGACATGTGTGGCGGCGTCTGGGAAATCGTCCTCGATCATTTCGATCCCACGGGGGGACATGAAGAAGTCTATCTAGTAGACCAGAATCGCCGCCCGGTCTGTCGGGGTGGGAACTACTACGACGTGCCCGGCAATGCCCGCTGCGCCGTCCGCCTGGGACTCAAGAGCGATTATTATTCCGATTCACGCGATGGCTTTCGCATTTGCCTGGGTGTCCCCCGGGGGTGA